A stretch of the Capsicum annuum cultivar UCD-10X-F1 chromosome 10, UCD10Xv1.1, whole genome shotgun sequence genome encodes the following:
- the LOC107843686 gene encoding protein ABHD11 codes for MSTICRTKPVKGLRLLNRVLTISTPYIQRSIATIAFDEIRSKPEKPYDFTAFIFHGLLGSGRNWRSFSRSLAASLSADGVNWRMVLVDLRNHGKSAEIVGFVPPHDMENAAKDVANLVNSQGWDWPDVVIGHSMGGKVALQYAESCSRGVYGQSSLLPKQLWVLDSVPGKVNPDNSNREVEKVMQTLQSLPSSIPSRRWLVDHMLKLGFSKALSEWLGSNLEKSGDSMMWTFNIEAAVEMFDSYREKDYWPLLEHPPKGTEIAIVRAEKSDRWDPETVQKLERIASNGTGESEGNMSYHLLPNSGHWVHVENPKGLLEIITPKLASLA; via the exons ATGTCGACAATTTGCAGAACCAAACCGGTCAAGGGCCTTAGATTGCTGAACCGGGTTCTAACCATATCAACGCCATATATCCAACGGTCCATCGCCACCATAGCTTTCGATGAAATCCGGTCTAAGCCGGAAAAACCGTACGATTTCACAGCTTTTATATTCCACGGCCTCTTAGGTTCCGGTCGAAATTGGCGATCTTTTTCTCGCTCTCTTGCTGCTTCACTTTCTGCAG ATGGCGTAAATTGGAGGATGGTTCTTGTGGATTTGCGGAATCATGGGAAGTCAGCTGAAATTGTAGGCTTCGTCCCGCCACATGATATGGAAAATGCTGCAAAAGATGTAGCTAATTTGGTGAATTCACAGGGTTGGGATTGGCCTGATGTTGTTATAGGACATTCCATGGGTGGCAAGGTCGCCTTGCAATATGCTGAGAGCTGCTCTCGTGGTGTTTATGGCCAATCGTCTCTCTTGCCTAAGCAG CTCTGGGTATTGGATTCTGTTCCTGGAAAGGTGAACCCTGACAATAGCAATAGAGAAGTAGAGAAAGTTATGCAAACGCTGCAGAGCCTTCCTTCATCAATCCCATCTCGAAG ATGGCTGGTAGATCACATGTTGAAACTCGGgttttccaaggcattatcagaATGGCTGGGCAGCAATCTTGAGAAATCAGGGGATAGCATGATGTGGACCTTTAATATCGAAGCTGCTGTAGAGATGTTTGATTCTTACAG GGAGAAGGATTATTGGCCTTTGCTGGAGCACCCACCTAAAGGGACAGAGATAGCGATTGTGCGTGCTGAGAAAAGTGATAGGTGGGATCCGGAGACTGTCCAGAAACTCGAAAGGATTGCCTCCAACGGAACTGGTGAATCAGAAGGCAACATGTCGTATCATCTCCTTCCCAACTCTGGTCATTGGGTTCATGTCGAAAATCCAAAGGGGCTTCTTGAAATTATTACTCCCAAATTAGCTTCTCTTGCTTAG